The Enterococcus rotai genome includes a window with the following:
- a CDS encoding OsmC family protein — protein MELISSEKGFELVHQNGNWLLKKELGFSPVEMLVASIGACGAYVYEKILTNSHIDFTIEQVEISYERAEEKQAKPLSRVDITFSIQVAEEAQGKAERALKLIGKNCPVMQSLDPAIAVVEKVIFV, from the coding sequence ATGGAATTGATTTCAAGTGAAAAGGGCTTTGAATTAGTGCATCAAAATGGAAATTGGTTATTAAAAAAAGAACTGGGTTTTTCACCAGTTGAAATGTTAGTCGCATCGATTGGGGCATGTGGTGCGTATGTTTATGAAAAAATATTGACCAATTCGCACATCGATTTCACGATCGAGCAGGTCGAAATTTCTTATGAACGAGCAGAAGAAAAACAAGCGAAACCTTTAAGCCGTGTTGACATCACTTTTTCAATTCAAGTAGCTGAAGAAGCCCAAGGCAAGGCAGAACGAGCGCTTAAATTGATTGGGAAAAATTGTCCAGTCATGCAATCGCTAGATCCAGCAATAGCTGTTGTTGAAAAGGTTATCTTTGTTTAG